One segment of Strix aluco isolate bStrAlu1 chromosome 4, bStrAlu1.hap1, whole genome shotgun sequence DNA contains the following:
- the GLRX5 gene encoding glutaredoxin-related protein 5, mitochondrial, giving the protein MSGVVRAAWRLGAAAARGRAGRPLSQAATGDAEGGGAQSGGGSGSREAVERLVREHPVVVFMKGSPAQPLCGFSNAVVQILRLHGVEDYRAHDVLQDPDLRQGIKNYSNWPTIPQVYLNGEFVGGCDILLQMHQNGDLVEELKKLGIRSALLDAEKDQDKK; this is encoded by the exons ATGAGCGGGGTGGTGCGTGCGGCCTGGCGGTTGGGTGCCgccgccgcgcggggccgggccgggcggccgctGAGCCAGGCGGCCACTGGGGACGCCGAGGGCGGCGGGGCCCAGAGCGGTGGCGGCTCGGGGTCGCGGGAGGCCGTGGAGCGGCTGGTGCGGGAGCACCCGGTGGTGGTGTTCATGAAGGGCAGCCCGGCGCAGCCGCTCTGCGGCTTCAGCAACGCCGTCGTGCAGATCCTGCGCCTGCACGGCGTGGAGGACTACCGCGCCCACGATGTCCTGCAGGACCCCGACCTCCGCCAAG gAATAAAAAACTATTCTAACTGGCCGACCATCCCACAAGTATACCTCAATGGTGAATTTGTTGGTGGCTGTGATATACTCCTCCAGATGCATCAGAATGGAGATCTTGTAGAAGAGCTGAAGAAGCTAGGAATCCGTTCAGCACTTCTGGATGCAGAAAAAGACCAAGACAAAAAGtaa